actacaaaagcaaaaatataatcCAGCTCGATGCTTAAATTTAGTTACCTTGGCAAATCTGAATCAATGCCTGCTGCGGTATGATTCTTTATGACCAGAGAAGAAAATTTTCTAGTGAAGCATGCTCGTTTCCCACAGAGCAAAAGGGATCCTTCTGACAACTTTGGCTGAGATTTTCCTGCAGGCTGAGGCACAGCTggaatggaaaaatatttggaatgTGAGAAAGTTCTGGAGCTTATGCACCAATTTGAACGCATATTTTCCCATTAAGAATAATTTAGTGACCCTAATGATCTAGGACACCATAGCAATGACCAGCACTGCACAGAACAGCTCCACTTCGCCATGGATGGTGAACAGACTAGGAACGTTAGAGGGTACGTGCCTGTCTattctttttagtttctttttggaCCTGTTGACTATCAATTTGTCTAAACCCCTTTCAAACTTTCTGATACTGTCTGCCTCTGCAATCTCATGGGGCAATAAATTCCAGAAGTTTACTGTGTAAAAAAGTACttcttaaaaatcatttttaaaccgATCTTGAGTTTCAACAAATGCCTTTTTTAGCACTGCAGGATTTGATGATTTACAGTTCTGCCTTCACAATTTTGTAGACTCAAGTCAGCTCTCTCTCCAAATCAGTCCCTTTTTTTCTGTCCCTATAAAGTAACTGTACTATCCCTTTAAATATGGTAGCTGTTCTTCCCTGGGCATTTTCTAAATCCTCTATATCCTTCTTATGATGCAGAGACCAGCACCACAAACTGCATTTGTACAATTCATATAGATCCCATCTTTCCTATAAAGCTTATCAAAATTTAGCTGTTACTTTTCTCCTCTTCAGTAAGCTTGAAATGAATTATATATTTCCAAAGGTCCAAAGTTTTAGACAAAGTTTAGTTTaagagtcattttttaaaaagttaatttaggAAAAATCAGTCTTTGAAAAATCTGTAAAGGACAAACTGAGTAATAAAAGTCTTCCCCCCTGGTTTGAAAAGCATGTTGTAGGATCTGGGTCGGAAATGAACATTTTTGGCTGCTTGGAAAAATGTTAGTCACACAAATATATCAGGAGATAAACAGTGCTTAGCTTGGCAAAGGGTCTACTTTCACTTTTTGcaagtgaaaaattattttacattgCTATTTTTAGCATTATTTAACTCTGTTAAAACTCCAGACATTCCAAACACTTTTATATGCTATGCTGAAAGTCTTTGCTTTCACCAGGCTCAAAATTTCATCATCTATGCTTATAGTAACCTAGATCCCAGAGATCCACCCGGTGGACAAGATGGCAAAACTACAGTGCAAAATAACTTCTGCCCTACCCATCAAAGTGTGGAAAATTTCACTGGTTGTCATCTTTGGATCAAATTTTTCAATGGcttcttttaatgaaaagaatttttgTGTCTTTATAAGAATTTGGGGAAACATTTTATACATTAGACTATCCCTTCCCTAAGGCTGGCTGGAGGGATTCTAAGGTGTTATGTTGCATTACAGCATTGCATTACAGTCTTGCATATCTCTAAGAGAATCTAAGCGCTGCCttcaacaaaataaaactgtatcaCCTGTTTTCACAAAAAGGCTGAATAAGATCCCATGTGGGTTAATATctgtctctgttctgcagaaaGTGTGTGTATTCAAATTAGACAGTCATTAAACACCAGTTCAAAACAATTCAGTCTAGAATTTCCCATGCACCTATCCAGCTGAATGCCCTGACCCCTAAGTTACAGTAAGGATCCCCATTTTATCTTCTCTGTGTAGGCTCACTTACTTTGTACTCTTGGGTGGGTTCAGCAAAAGTGGAAAATAGTTCCAGTTAAAATGACATAAAACCTACTTCAACGTGATTCTCTTCAAAGATGTGGATTCAAAGCCTTTAGAATTTAAAACTGAGTTGAACTACAATGGtcctcaaaaaaaacccagatccaTAATTTCTATTCTTTGGAGTGTCAGTACAGGGAAGCACTCGTCATATAACTGAAAAGTAAGGAAAAAGCAAGCCTGCCTCATtgtgcaatttttctttctgaagttactttaaaaaaaaaaaaaacccactcagcTGAATTAGTTATTATCTAGGATTTTAACAAAAGATTAAACCATTGCCAACCATTGCACAATCACAATACTAGTGAGAGTGCACATACTGTACTAGAAAATGGTCTCTGAGTTATGCTTACCTCTTAGAATACTATTCCGCTAGTGTGTGCTGTTCTAAGTACTTTTATCTACTAAATGTAAGAAAACATcctaaaaataaaactgtctaTAAAATCCGAGAAAAAGGGTAAACCACATGGGTGGGGAAACTGACATGAGCTCAgattaagaaataagaaaaaaaaaaaaaaaagctgctggtCTTCACAGTTCTTATAGCCTTGATATAGAGTGAGAATAGTTAACAGTCTACACACAAACCAAACTGGCAGTTCTGTTAAGGTCTACTTTTCAAGCAGAGGGAGTGCATATACCTCCCCCAGTAAAATATAGGCAGGAACTTGCAATTTGCATAGCctctgtactttttaaaaaaatcacttcctcTAAAATTCTGAAATTAAGACCAGAAGATAGGCCCATGCTTCTGTATTATCCTGGAAGGACTCCAAAACATCTATTATATGGATCATcaagatatacacacataacaCATAATCTGTATTGAACATATGGTCATTTTAAAGTCAAGTCTCTAAATCTCCATACTTTAAAAGCCACAAGTCAAGTATGGACTAGAGTTTGTACAAAATTTTGCCATTGAGCAATCCTCCTATACCTGACTTTTAGGGATGTTTCTTGCATGCACCAGTATTTCCAAAACAAGTAATACACTGTATATTAAAGTATTCAAGTCCAAGTGATTGATTTTGGtacaacctttttttccttccttttcttggaGATGGATGGGTGGGtaataatatttaataagttATATCTGAAATTAGTGTAACAGACACATAAGACAGGCTTAACACAGAGACTCTctttacaaaaatataaatgccATAATAAAAATTGACCAGTGATTCTTGCTGACAAGTTCAGTGCAATTGTTTAATGCACAGCTTTAGTGTTCATCAATATTCATGACAAAATATTCCATCTAATGAATGTAtaacattgattaaaaaaaataggaacaaCAAAATAACAGGGAAATAACAAAATACACAGGAGGTATGCGTTAACTGGATATAGTCAGCTTCAAAAATCTCACTATTTTAAACTTAAGAAAAGTAAACTTCTGATCTGTAAACTTTTGTACATTTCACTGTTTCTGCTGGTTGCAGATGAAATGCTggtaaatgcaaaagaaaaaaaaaaccaaaaattgaGTGTTATTATATAGCATATGTAATTACCAGATAAGAGTTGACTTTGTCCTTGTAGAAACAGAATACATAGATTTCCTGGCTTTTgcactacaaaatatttttccccaagaGATGATTTGTAACTTCAATTTTGtattggagaaagaaaaaaagaaaaaaaaaaaagatttcactcGTTTTAAAGAACCTTGCACAATGTACTCGTTTTTCAGCAAGAGGACATGGTCCACTGTCCATCCTTGCATCAACATAGAAAAGTAGTATTCCTAAATACAATTAAGTAATATCTCTTCATCTTAAACTTTCTAAGTTGATGTAATTAAAATGTAATACTTGAGACTACGTTTCAGCAAAGAAGTGTCAGTTTGAAAGGTCTGGGCGATCACTGAGCACTTTGATGCTTACCCAGTTTCATGGTTGTTAATTGCAGAAGAAGTAATAACAGTAGTGTATTTATTGCATAAGTATCAGAGCCAAAGACTGAAtttctactgcttttaaaaatggaaaagaaattgaaaGTATAAGAACTGATGCATGGATAGAAAGTTAGTGATTAAGAAACAAGGAACAGAAATCTGCCCATTCTTAGTTTAATTGAAAAAGGCgtagaaatttttttaatgtcagtttcTAAGGGTCTTATTGGGAtttgaaataaagcttttcaGAAGTGTGCTACAAACTTTCTTAATTTTGTTTATTAATCACTGTTTACCAAAAAATAGATCAGGCCTTCCAGGTTTCTTCAGGTGTTGACAATCTATTTTACAAATGTATAAAAGGTGCacattttttattcaaaaatatgtatgtttcaGTGGCAAAAACACAGACAATTATAAAACAGCAGTGTCATATGCAGTTtgcaagtttctttctttcttcaaattGCTTGTCCACTACAAGTGAAAGAGCCTGAAGAAATGTGGTCATTGTAACACTGGGGGACTGAAAATAAGAGAACATTTTGTTAGACACTACAGCAATAGGCACGCATAACATTTCACATTCCACACAGAGTattgaaaagagaaatatttgacttccattttacaatattttcaaaATCCTATAAACATAAAATGGCAGCTTTGTTCCATACAAGTTAGCATAGTAAAAATCAAGGTCAAGCCATGCAAACTCTTGAGTCAGTCAATAAATACTGTGGATTTGCTTCAATAAAAGTTtgaacaaattattattttaaaagtgggGGAGGACTTTCTTTCAGCAAGAAAGCATCAGAGAACCGATATCAATGTTCTGTTACAATATATAATTAAGTAGAATGTTGTTGGACAGGTCAATTCTATTAATCTTTTTCAATCTCATTTTAAATTATAGGCAGCGCAAAATTATTTCAGtccagaaagcagcagaaacagtATAATTTAGATTTAAAAGGATTCAGTACTTTTGTCCAAAAGTCTTCTTACCTATctcaaaaatcaaacaaaaatgaatagAATAGAATAAACTTACTTGAATATAAAGTGCATGCGCTAGGAAAGGAAGTTTCCTTAGGACCCGGCCACTAAGACCTTCACTTCTTCTACAGTAAAACAGAGACAAGTGCTGCTTAAATGCTAAATATTCACCGATAAAGATGACCCTTTTCTGTGCTTCTCCCATAAGATCCGTTAAATTAACTCAAATCAAAATATCTAGTATTAAACAGCTCACTTGCAGCATTTTTGGCAGAAGCAAAAAGTTAGGTGAACAGACAACTTCAGTCTCCTCTACTGAACAAAAGGGAAAGACAGGCAggtagaaagaaaggaaaaaaagacatcccACCCATGCTACCCATTCTTATTCTACTTGTGTAGCATGTCAGACTAATAACATCTATTCTTAATAGAGTTTCACAACTGCTAAATTACtataaaaccacacacacatctTACTGATTCATTTGCTGGTGTCAGTTCTAATTATCCTGTGTACCATCTTCTGCAAATAGTATATATGAAAGTATGCTTTGGTCATGTATTTCATTATGAGCATATGTAACCCTGAGGTTGCTGATAGACCAGAGTTCTCTTCACACTTACTCAGAAGCAGAAAGTAAAAGGGCATATGGTTTGAAGAAACAAGCTAGCACGGGTGCAGAAATAACAAAGTTATCTTTGCCTGGCAAAGCTCATGTAGAACACTGCACATCACTGTGTCGTATCTCATGAATCTAGGGGAATGTCTACATTGAAGGAGTATGGTACAGACATAACCTTCCATTCACGCTTAGAAAGACACTACTACTTATATCACTTGCCGACTTGTTAAATATGTTTTGAAGTGTAGAATGTACTCTTTATGTAGTGTAGAGCCCAAACCGACATGCCTAGTGGAACTTACTTGCTTATACTCCACTGGTTGAGAGCTAGTATTTCAGGAACAGAAAGTCAGAAAAGTATGTGTGTTCTGAATGTTACACTGTTTTACTAAGGTGCCATTTTCTTCTGCAGGGACCAGAactttggaaagaaatatttcttgaaaCAATAAAAACGATGCTTACAACATCAAGCATCTTTATGGTACACTGAAAGACTATTTGCTGTACTAGCATTCTCAGCAAAACATGACACCCTCCACTTACACTTCAAATTCATCAATCCTTTCCCCTTCACCTCTGTCTATTTATTTTTGCCTGATAAAAACTGACTACTTAGTGGATCACAAGGCATTCCGAGACATTTTCTTAGCAGGAATTAAGCCAGTACTATTTCTGCTAAACGGCATTATAATTCACAGTATCCGCTGAAATCTTAGGTATCTTGCAAATTCAGCCAGGAATTTGACAAGAGGACTTCAAAAGCCAGAAGCAGTATCAGAAACTGGGCCAGATTTGAGACTGAGAAATGTCTGCAAATCCTGCTTGCTTCCATTCACTGTACCCTGAAAGGTTTTGCAGTAATCCCAACATCAAATAAAATTGAGATGTTTCGAAAATCTGGCTACCATTATATTTAATTGCTTTCAGACATAATTCGACAACCCCGATTGTATCAACCATATACCATGCAGAATTTCAAAAAATCTTACCTCGAGATTTCTTTTAACACAAGGCTTAACCTTGACACATTATTTTCTACAAAGCCAATCATCTCCAACTCTCTGAGCGTCAAGAGCTGCTGTCGAGGATATATTATTTGACACTAGAAAGAAGAGTTGCACATATTGTATAAAATCTTTAAAAGTATATTCAAAACCAAATTCTACAGTTAGAGTGAAAATATGGAGAAGggataaatttatttttgttatttgggAAGTATAATAAAAATgccaaatttatttaaaaaggatATTTTACAGTCCTGCTTTCAAAATGTTACCTTCATCAGTTCTTCCAAGCAAGAAAGATATATTTTGAATATTGCTGCAGCAGATGGAGGTCCAATATATTGCTTTATGTCAGCCCTGTCTACAAAGGCCATGTCAATTTTCTCCGTAATATTTGAAGTAGTCAGGATAACTACATTGGGATACCTTCAAGATACAAGCAGATTTTTAGGTCACATGGAAAAGAATTACCAGTTTGCCAGTCTCAAAAAGAGATACCTTCTTTCTTACGATTTGAGCCATCTCATGCAACAAGCAGTCACGCCACTCTCATCAGCTAGCAATCACATTAAATTATCTGAAGATCTTGAACAGTTATGACTTTTATTTCAATGCATAGTCTTTTCTTTTGGTAATTTCTCAAGTGCCCATAGTTTCTCTAACCCTATCTTACAAGTGATATACATTAACTAGTGTGGAGAAAGCCTAAGTTAGAattcttgtttttaaatcatGTCTGCCATGAATAAGATtacaaaaagagatttttaagttTGCACCTTTAATCTACACATTTTCTACTTCAATTCAGTAGAAAGTGCCTAGCTTAATCACTAACATGACATGTTCTACAACCGTTGACATTTGAGCAAGCTCAAAAGGTATGTAACGTCTTGCtctaaaaaaatactgaaagaagaTGCTCAACCACAGCTATTTCTAGATGAAATCTGCAAACTTTTATGGATGAATCAGACACTTGCCTTTAATCAGCAGCCTAACATGGCCAAATACCAGGGCACCTTCTTCCTGTGAACAGAGCCAAGTATGCCACAAAAAGGGGGAGGAAACGAGCAAGAATAAGTGGCGCTTGCATGTCCAGCATGCAAAGCAAACCAACCACTGcttgcagcagcaacagcatgtGTTGTGCAGGTCTGCTTTAGACTGACATCCAGAAGCTGTTAATCATGAATGAATTCTTCACTGAAATGACACTTGTCTCTCCAAAGCAGATCTCCTGACCATCCATGCTGTATCTGTAGATTTGATTGTTCACTCAGTTCCatgcaaaatatttcatcagacaattcctatttcttttctaaattagCACCATTAATAATAGTTCATTATGCAATATTTTTGGATTAGTATTCCAAGTGAGAATTAACTTTTATTAGGAATCATGAGGTTGTCAAGTCCCTTTTGCTGTTGCAATAATATGAGTTTACCTTTTAATCTGATCGATTTGTGTCAGTACAGCATTCACCACACGAATAGCATCTGAAGGCTCTGTACCTGCCTGGAAGGCACTGCGGGCTGCCGTGAGGCTTTCCacctacaaagaaaaaagaaatgcttatttagAGAGATGGCAGCAATCAAATAATCCAGACAATACATCTTCAGATCCTCGAGAGTCTGGTATCAAAAGCTTCATCTTCAAAATCTTCTGTTAAGTAGGAACTTATGGGGAGAGAGAAAAtcttttttgagaaaaagaaGTGTTATGAAAGCAAAAGGTACAGCAAGGAAAGTTCTTTTTTAGACAGCAAAATGGATGTTGTTTTCCACTTCAATtcaatttccttaaaaaaactgAGCATAGGATAACTAAAGAATTGAATTTAGAACAAGCACTCCCACAGGAATGTGTAGCTTCAATATCATAAGGCAAATAAAGTACATAAGTTGCTCATGTATGCAAGTTTGTCAAGACAATATAGACAAACTGAAATCAAACTATGCTTTTCTGAGCTTTACAACATATGTAAGAGCATAATTATAATACAAATCCAGGCTACTTTGAAGTTTAAAACAATATTCCACTTGTTAACACACAGCAACAAGGGAACTGCCAacaaaaaagatttcatttcattttagctGGAATTTGGCTCAAAAACCCACCATACTGTGTTCTTCCCAAATCTCTCAAATCTGCAGTAGCTGAGATTAAACTTCCCTCCTTTACACTTCTGTGTAAAGTTAAATAATTTACAAAAAAGTCTTAAAGAACAATGAAAACATGTTTAGAATAGGGATTGTCATACTCACCTTAAATCTGGCAGAAATTAAATTGGATAAGTAATCTCAATACAATTAAAATCATACCTCATCAATCAGTACAAATACAAGAGCATCTTTGTCGTCAATTAACTCTTGAATCTTCTGGAACATCTTGGTTACAAGCTTGCCACTCTAGAAAGAGACCGTATGTGTATGCTTAACCTATTTCCTTATCACATAACTTTCCAAGTCTTACCATATTTACAGCTGTatatatctgttttttaaagttaGTCTCTAATATAGCTTCTATTTAAGTGTTCCTAAACACCCTAAGTACTCTGAATAACCTTTGGTACACACACCTATTATGAACCAAGCTCATCAGAAGTACTGGTAATTCATAACAATACACAAAAACTACTAAATAAGTTAGATCAATACATACCTCAGAAAACCATTTAGAGAAAAGACTATGGCTGTTTATCTCAATTAACTGTCCATACCTATACCTAAAgtatggaaggaaaaagaagcatcAAACCTGTTATACTGTAAAAAAGTCAGTGATACCATTGACTTCTTTAAGTCTCATTCCCTCCATTTCAACACTGGAATATTGCTAATTAGTACTTTAAATCAATTACTTTTAAGAAACATCATGGCTATTTtgagtttaattttaaattacagaaacCTGTCTCACTAGAATGCTTCACATTAAATTGCTATCAGAATTCCTTTATTAGAATAGCTTCAGTTACTATTTATGTATATCTTAGGTATCAGTTACCATGTTAATGGCCTCATTCTTCTGTTCATGTAAGATTTTGTTCAATATAGcaagtaaaaatacatataaaagcaTAAAGCTTGTTTACCACAATTACTTAGCTCTGTATGGATGTCCTTAGTACAAAATACCCCACTAAACATTATATAGCCCATGCTGATCAAAAATTTAGCTTGGGCAGAAGTCACATCACTGCAATAATTAAGCATTATACTAGTTGCACCTAGCATTTTATATTAAGTTTTATACAAGTTTTTAATACCAATGTGTTAACCTTAAATTTCATAGCACCTTAACTCTATTACTTGTCTGATATACAAACTGACCTCTGCCAACTGTAGCATTCAGACAATTCAACTATAAAACAAACTGGTTCAAAAATCACTACCTACTAAAAATGCAGGCCTTctcaaatatgaaaatacaagTAGCAGGCTTGGTAGTCTACAATCCTTCACTTTTTAGTCTTCACTGAAGTGCAGTGTGAGCACAAACAAGTAAAACAAATTCAAGCAGTAATATATTTACATTCCTAGTCACAAATATCTACACACTTTAAAAGGCATTAAAATATCCCTATCCAGTTTCTTTCATATTGCATCAATTTTATTGTTAGCCAGGTATAATATAAATATGAGTACTATACAAATGTCAGCACTTGGCAATTACTACTTGGCACTACCTTCTTTTTCAGTAGCCCAAAGATATTTAACAATAGCTAACTACAGTAAaaatctcggggggggggggggggtggaaatcaCCTGTGTGACAGCCGAATTGTCAGCTTCTGGGCCAATGCTTTACAGAGAGAAGTTTTACCAGTTCCTGGAGGGCCTAGATTCAAATCAAATCCACACAATACATTACATAGCACCTGTGTCAGACTTAATGCCAGGTAGCATCCTTTTAACTACTGAATTTTATTATAGCAATAATTATAGAATAAGAACACAGCAGACAGATTGTGAACACAGCTTATCACCAGGGCTACTTTGAGAAGACTGCTTACTTCAACCAAGTCTCTGTGACAACCCTAGAGCTGTGCTTTATCTTCAGCTTTGAATTTGTATCATTTTCAGTTATTAAGTATTGGTTAGTGTAACAGTTTATATGCAGACACCGTCAAGTCAAAACATTCAACAGCAACAGGAGCAAAGTGGTTTGCCCCAGCAGCATTCATGCATTCTCAAAATCAGTACTATGCTTAAATTTTCATCTTCCTGAAACAAATTTTTCTAACATGCAAACAGAAATATACTATGCTCAGTCTGATCAGTTGACCACTTTCCCAGAAATCTCTCTTAGGGTAACCCAGAGCATTTAAGAAGGTATATGCTAGGGGACGTAGATATGGCTTGAGTCCCTATGGAAGAGCTATCCAAATTTTTTCCAAACAGACTAGTACACAAGTAGTTAGACAAGTATGAATGTATAGAAGTTGATGTGTGGATGCCAAGCAAACTGGTAACAGCAATAAGATGACAGTACTTTTGTTCAAAGTTAATACTGCCATTATAGCATAAACGTAGTATTTGCCATTATCATACAGTTAAAGATTTCCCAGTATTAACATCTTTTTCAGTAATCTTAATTTTTTGAACTTTCAGAGTTTATTGCTAACATTAAATATATCTACTGTAGATAGttaatagtttaaaataaatagctttcCAGGCAAAGACATCCTGCATCTTCTAAACTGACAAATAAAAATTAAGACTTTTATCCTTGATGTAATTGTTCCATGAACTGGATGCATTAAGTACTCTCATTATAATTTTACTGGAATCATCACCTGTaacaaaaatttccattatgAACTTTTATTGCTAAATAGTAGTCTTGATTATAAAATTGTAATTAATCAATAGCAAGCTACAAATTGCAACAAAATAGATTTGGCTGAATGTCAATCTAGTTTATGGCATAACTTGCAAAGCAAGCAAGGACTGGTTGAAAATTATGGCTTCAAAATAACTCAATTAGTGAGGATACTACTTTTATACTTGATAATAGAACACAAAATGTAGTGTATCTACTGCCAGGTTACAGAAAGGCTTTCGTAAAGCAGCCATAACTAATGAAATTTTTAATACTGCAATAGAGTTGTAACTAAAATACGGTTCTTAATGTCCTCAGTATTGGCATTATCTTTTGCATCTTGCACAAAAGGTCATAATATCACTTAcaaatggaaattaaaacaaTTAACTCTTGTCACTGCATTATAAATTTCATAATTTAAATTCCTGCAGACACAGTAAATGCTAATATTGAACACGACTTGACTCTGATGTTATGTTTCATCTGAATTTGTACTATAGAGAGAAGACTTATCAAGCACTGCTGCTATAACACAGGAACATCTATTTAATTTCACTACACGGAAGCACAATACAagtttttcagaaggaaagcataaATAGATGGCCAATGAATCTACTTGTTTTAAGATAAATGATTTTTACCATGCAGCAAAACAACTCTGTTCCACGATATCAGGTTGCTGT
This Dromaius novaehollandiae isolate bDroNov1 chromosome 2, bDroNov1.hap1, whole genome shotgun sequence DNA region includes the following protein-coding sequences:
- the TRIP13 gene encoding pachytene checkpoint protein 2 homolog isoform X2, translating into MDEAAGDLKQALPIVCDNIQIHVEVHQKSNSTAKKEDVRMNVLKLLNRHNIVFGDYKWTEFDDGFLNSNVQSVSVVDTELKLKERQPIDLSKSSLCLHIFHLSEEGPSSENLEEENEDIVAANHWVLPAAEFHGLWESLIYDIEVKSHSGKLVTKMFQKIQELIDDKDALVFVLIDEVESLTAARSAFQAGTEPSDAIRVVNAVLTQIDQIKRYPNVVILTTSNITEKIDMAFVDRADIKQYIGPPSAAAIFKIYLSCLEELMKCQIIYPRQQLLTLRELEMIGFVENNVSRLSLVLKEISRRSEGLSGRVLRKLPFLAHALYIQSPSVTMTTFLQALSLVVDKQFEERKKLANCI
- the TRIP13 gene encoding pachytene checkpoint protein 2 homolog isoform X1, with translation MDEAAGDLKQALPIVCDNIQIHVEVHQKSNSTAKKEDVRMNVLKLLNRHNIVFGDYKWTEFDDGFLNSNVQSVSVVDTELKLKERQPIDLSKSSLCLHIFHLSEEGPSSENLEEENEDIVAANHWVLPAAEFHGLWESLIYDIEVKSHLLDYVTTTLVFSDRNVDSNLISWNRVVLLHGPPGTGKTSLCKALAQKLTIRLSHRYRYGQLIEINSHSLFSKWFSESGKLVTKMFQKIQELIDDKDALVFVLIDEVESLTAARSAFQAGTEPSDAIRVVNAVLTQIDQIKRYPNVVILTTSNITEKIDMAFVDRADIKQYIGPPSAAAIFKIYLSCLEELMKCQIIYPRQQLLTLRELEMIGFVENNVSRLSLVLKEISRRSEGLSGRVLRKLPFLAHALYIQSPSVTMTTFLQALSLVVDKQFEERKKLANCI